The following coding sequences lie in one Fusarium poae strain DAOMC 252244 chromosome 1, whole genome shotgun sequence genomic window:
- a CDS encoding hypothetical protein (BUSCO:59791at5125) gives MAEYSTLKVPELKKLLAEKSLPQTGNKADLIARLQESDKQSETEAKPAENKEDEISYSDDEAPVAPAPAPAPAPAATAPATSEPVAEAPAAEAAPVEPTEAEEPAAVEAPAETAEAPAEPEKSYAMGLSSTAADDEAKKRAERAKRFGIEEDEDAKKRAERAKKFGLDEKELATTLDSALPERSRKRGRDRNTETEGSRPDKRQSMDRRNGPGGRQRRGRGGRDNGREGGARKEGAATRSGILNDPTEKAKAEKRAARFAGN, from the exons ATGGCTGAATACTCCACGCTTAAGGTGCCTGAGCTCAAGAAGCTGCTGGCAGAGAAGAGCCTTCCTCAGACTGGAAACAAGGCTGATCTCATCGCGAGACTCCAAGAGAGCGACAAGCAGTCCGAGACAGAGGCGAAGCCTG CCGAGAACAAGGAAGACGAGATCAGCTAcagcgatgatgaggctCCCGTTGCACCTGCACCTGCACCTGCACCTGCGCCTGCCGCTACCGCTCCAGCTACTTCTGAACCCGTTGCCGAGGCTCCTGCCGCCGAAGCCGCACCTGTCGAACCCACAGAGGCTGAGGAGCCTGCTGCAGTAGAGGCGCCTGCCGAGACCGCAGAAGCGCCTGCTGAGCCTGAAAAGTCTTACGCCATGGGACTATCATCCACTGCTGCGGACGACGAGGCTAAGAAGCGTGCTGAACGTGCTAAGCGGTTTGGcattgaggaggatgaagacgcGAAGAAACGCGCTGAACGTGCAAAGAAATTCGGTCTTGATGAGAAGGAGTTGGCTACTACCCTGGACTCTGCTCTTCCCGAACGCTCTCGAAAGCGAGGTCGAGACCGTAACACCGAGACTGAGGGAAGCCGGCCGGACAAGCGACAGAGCATGGATAGGAGAAACGGTCCTGGCGGTCGACAGCGAAGAGGCCGTGGTGGTCGCGACAATGGTCGCGAAGGCGGCGCTCGAAAGGAGGGTGCTGCGACCCGAAGTGGCATCCTTAATGACCCAACTGAGAAAGCCAAGGCAGAGAAGCGCGCAGCCAGATTCGCCGGGAACTGA
- a CDS encoding hypothetical protein (BUSCO:16248at5125): MTRRIVRTAAQLAGAAIFTFLVIAFLDRNYRVLPNSIHGYMPSHHPGLIVTDVTIVTCSSVNPFSSCDLEKEWHRVDKDLYLGRTWTTSAYLYVMRKHEEDLTEEDRVVVDVSVGRLQPQPKGETDDAWESRPSGIWIKRSAKRKASDSKQAVTDIDVLFGDDAVEARDGYALTGTPLLLNTGGNLLCVQLTVRRGPVREAKKPTPRIRNDGRYKIMQIGDLHLSTGVGACREAVPDSYNGGKCEADPRTLDFVNRVLDDEKPDLVVLSGDQVNGDTAPDAPTAMFKIVSLLIERKIPYAAIFGNHDDEKTMSREAQMAIMESLPFSLSTAGPADIDGVGNYYVEVLARGKTDHSALTIYLLDTHAYTPDERNFPGYDWVKPNQIEWFKKTAAGLKKNHNEYTGRHMDIAFIHIPLTEYANPELPRVGDWKEGVTAPVYNSGFRDALVEQGVVMVSAGHDHCNDYCSLSLIGEGETKTPALWMCYAGGSGFGGYAGYGGYHRRVRLFEVDTNEARIKTWKRLEFGDTASRIHEQIIVDGGKPQPVAPAA; the protein is encoded by the exons ATGACTCGACGAATT GTTCGAACAGCTGCTCAGCTCGCTGGCGCCGCCATTTTTACCTTCCTCGTCATTGCTTTCCTCGACCGCAATTATCGTGTCCTCCCCAATTCGATTCATGGCTACATGCCATCCCATCACCCCGGACTTATCGTCACCGATGTCACAATAGTCACATGTTCAAGTGTCAATCCCTTTTCTTCTTGCGATCTCGAAAAAGAGTGGCACCGAGTCGACAAGGACCTATATCTCGGAAGGACCTGGACTACAAGTGCTTACCTGTATGTAATGCGCAAACATGAGGAGGACCTTACCGAGGAGGACCGAGTTGTGGTGGACGTTTCCGTCGGCAGGCTTCAACCTCAGCCCAAGGGAGAAACAGACGATGCTTGGGAATCCCGTCCTTCAGGCATCTGGATTAAGCGTTCGGCCAAAAGAAAGGCCAGTGATTCGAAGCAGGCCGTCACCGATATTGATGTCCTCTTTGGAGATGATGCTGTCGAGGCAAGAGACGGATATGCTCTTACGGGGACACCCCTGCTACTAAACACGGGTGGTAACCTGCTCTGCGTCCAACTGACGGTGCGCCGGGGCCCAGTCCGAGAGGCCAAGAAGCCTACACCAAGGATCCGCAACGATGGACGATACAAGATCATGCAGATCGGTGATCTGCATCTCAGTACCGGGGTGGGTGCATGCCGTGAAGCTGTTCCCGATTCCTACAACGGTGGAAAATGCGAGGCAGACCCCAGGACGCTCGACTTCGTCAATCGGGTCCTAGATGACGAGAAGCCCGATTTGGTAGTACTGAGCGGTGACCAGGTCAATGGAGACACAGCACCAGACGCACCGACT GCCATGTTCAAGATTGTCTCCCTCCTCATTGAACGAAAGATTCCCTATGCTGCCATTTTCGGGAAccatgatgatgaaaagaCCATGTCTCGTGAGGCGCAGATGGCAATCATGGAGAGCCTTCCCTTTTCCCTTTCCACCGCCGGGCCAGCTGACATCGATGGCGTTGGCAACTACTATGTGGAAGTCTTGGCCCGTGGGAAGACAGATCATTCTGCATTGACCATCTACCTCCTAGACACCCACGCTTACACGCCCGATGAGCGCAACTTTCCTGGATATGATTGGGTTAAGCCCAACCAGATAGAGTGGTTCAAGAAGACAGCCGCTGGTCTCAAGAAAAACCACAACGAATACACTGGTCGACACATGGATATCGCTTTTATCCATATTCCTCTTACAGAATACGCTAACCCAGAACTACCTCGTGTTGGTGATTGGAAAGAGGGAGTTACGGCCCCTGTATATAACTCTGGTTTCCGCGATGCCCTTGTCGAGCAGGGCGTAGTCATGGTCAGCGCAGGACA TGATCACTGCAACGACTACTGCTCCCTATCTTTAATAGGCGAGGGCGAGACAAAGACCCCTGCCTTGTGGATGTGTTACGCTGGTGGCTCCGGCTTTGGTGGCTACGCTGGTTACGGTGGCTACCACCGTCGCGTACGCTTATTTGAGGTTGATACCAACGAAGCCCGCATCAAGACCTGGAAACGACTTGAATTTGGAGACACAGCTTCTCGCATACACGAGCAGATTATTGTTGATGGCGGTAAACCACAACCCGTCGCCCCAGCTGCATGA
- a CDS encoding hypothetical protein (BUSCO:1331at5125): protein MSEANTGLEKIGDRIGPDTGGLDLLIIFKGSLAYHKTPIIFNPLNHGQGLIAKDRESDFGLDLDPDRFSATAQHVIKLQIAEIMSSPNPASPEEAVEEAILDPETPEKPTEDNDEKEAPKSAPPAAARGRPRAKSTREPTLLHDFLLGRPSRSRQAAERQRRMSLEAVKAELRHEMKQSQVKRVPPPNGVRDRVKKWQKANAAAMEQTPDDAATEPPDVAFDDEDFQSVTEEDRIRIKLRKKSKPPNNRTKESLPIEEEEVAPEKTPIKTPVKTPEPPPPVVTPKIATPKTPTLKTPIIKTPTTKTPLPKTPTAAKQVNPPPKKRVVSDEHWRKNRKHGAKKTSPAKIPAPTKIPKDFIFRTQANPKVASRVKAWAEMVEIPDPPAPRSHKSSKSVGARPWMDDTDSDFMSDSELTVSNVTSSRVTAQRSAKSTPAHDDGIRVKPVRKKRQSGDGIRVRAMRTNLTDDEGIRVRPMSDISSNAGSTVRSVRLRLKSAPSSRRPSMSSVRKEMKKQMTDTPKSVGAENAEALSKKLSEAIEDGSELSKTTRTNDKSDLSKTAPIEVLEDGSAVDTPTKKRAASSSKSKPRPKSYQPPTAKQKGKETWVPDDDSTIEPSQLDGSDLSSSLLAKSIADIPGDIPWGNSAFTELDLPLRARGGPLRSRPIRPARPAKPERNTSFKNMPKVFKKVMEGANKMIHEINEHPPPRDAVPNKPTSIEKWLNTTVDPFVEEPKAEPPTTPLSEDMTDEPSSPETIKSHHRTSRVEKRKVSSASTSKTETADKAIPSEPLPATPEPVQEPANKKPQPTPSPKPTPAKEPTPEPELPKKTTPKPEPKPEPKSDPEPAREPSPETITELSTDLSTDLSTELPAPSPVSSPEPDSKTKPKRQDTKYPAKTSGLTGLKRTKATRSTPPPQKSGPKHSLFGMLKEAFTGESVNSLPKVKPYQSREERPYDDEPQSVYADSRYNDSRYDDSRYEESRYDDYRYEDSRYDDERAYEDSENWTETELSKTEKLRSVRSASPEEERKTPKPQKTPEPPQQIQEQTEEPEQSGDARAALPSTRMAGPRLPPPTRGQYELSTILSEEGSSAVESDLTTDVTQSTLTQSTGFTKGSRRSNSRSNSKNQGSGLKRRLTRHSDLVSVLSLPDDKNVPSAIISNRSRPSMRKARGGANDVTNDDLLKEFAEDESLYLRELKTLVSGVIPVLLQQVVNGDNGNELFGSGGQVTRADALSKSVVNMGVALEKLQMAHRKAPIQDIRRLASWGHGVVPIYHKYLDAWRLGFQDLVVNLAPVAGVLDDEDSLVGAMPRNDAGDIIDAAGERVDVAHLLKRPLLRLKQITKFFKCVDSIIGTNDTYDLLSDFEDLQEKARRRHREETARLTDEDAINTDTTRSRDLRTLGPMDDVYIEPSRQVSAKDFFSLDLAHSNGQRLECQVELVHRDNQRYPEDKGDLLIRENGVKGRSYLLFPPVPIELISARTGDGNFDMVIMIRGTHNDRPWHELLTLTTDNEDQILDWLDILPVSPVPPREPEPSVIDDDEPYSQSRMQDVPVGVRGSSRKYSAQSLRNSHSRRSSAAESPPASPTTPKRSLPARYRPRSASPVTSPPLKSPDLYDLANQYDYQLEERPMTSQSMQPDPLNIRKSDVSSRDDGAPPPPAHRTFSPSPQPTAKSKYSKPPPLEPPTNSRVKRRTSSPLKHEYLPSDQSSISGTSVTEGSYENTEEEDYTESDYSYDTSDDDDIESVDLPETELGVSIRDDARSRDYARDELETLHEEEYPEDEPKRHQLHESILSGPADSLTPSNSASQAGLYGQKMAPEENVQRYSAMISRWSDKGMWKNIAADNLSIIVTPGLIEAYAVHSGAEQGDKPMLALDLTPLVLIRQSTAVDLEIRSSVRSDCHLANSHSGGNFRFRCYNGPDCYNLYMSVHHSRLNNQKFIQLENEARFSSFGEHKPPVANDDTSSRRRSWFSRKNSYRGSVRAPTQSYDGASTTPSSTLSASSFLKRLTGRGLPFSLARSSVKRNSRYGGSNTPGSSSYGGNTPRSPSISVENSGRGPSSFGTEDLKIRLHLLVAAAKWEDFGNCKLSIRRPPPGWHQALRADHGLEKRVTVTTIPRKDSEKPKILLDAVLGSGCFTAMGSRGIVCGVWEEMKDSNGVVGVVPATGPTGGNVKKWCFQCASVAEASWVLRLVHQEVMTI from the exons ATGTCCGAAGCAAATACCGGATTGGAGAAAATCGGAGATCGGATTGGGCCAGACACGGGAGGCTTGGATTTGTTGATTATCTTCAAGGGCAGTCTAGCCTATCACAAGACTCCCATCATCTTTAACCCACTAAACCATGGCCAAGGG CTTATCGCCAAGGATCGAGAGAGCGACTTCGGCCTCGACTTGGACCCCGACCGCTTCTCTGCGACCGCACAGCATGTTATCAAGCTCCAG ATAGCTGAGATCATGTCATCACCAAACCCGGCCTCTCCAGAGGAAGCTGTAGAGGAAGCCATTCTAGATCCCGAGACCCCTGAGAAACCCACCGAAGACAACGATGAAAAAGAAGCACCAAAGTCGGCACCGCCCGCTGCGGCCCGCGGTCGCCCGCGTGCCAAATCAACAAGAGAGCCAACACTTCTTCATGATTTCCTCTTGGGCCGACCCTCAAGATCACGGCAGGCGGCTGAGCGCCAAAGGAGAATGAGCTTGGAGGCCGTCAAGGCCGAACTGCGACATGAAATGAAGCAGTCGCAAGTGAAACGTGTCCCACCTCCCAACGGCGTCAGAGATCGAGTCAAGAAATGGCAAAAAGCCAACGCTGCCGCTATGGAACAGACGCCAGATGATGCAGCGACCGAACCACCCGATGTTGCATTTGATGACGAGGATTTCCAAAGTGTGACTGAAGAGGACCGGATCCGTATCAAGCTGAGGAAGAAGTCCAAACCACCCAACAACAGGACCAAAGAGAGTCTGCCcattgaagaagaggaggttGCGCCGGAAAAGACACCCATCAAAACTCCTGTCAAGACACCCGAGCCACCACCGCCAGTGGTAACACCAAAGATCGCAACACCAAAAACGCCGACACTGAAAACACCAATAATAAAAACGccaacaacaaaaacaccTCTACCAAAAACCCCCACAGCAGCAAAACAAGTAAACCCGCCGCCTAAGAAGCGTGTTGTTAGCGATGAGCATTGGAGAAAGAATCGCAAACACGGGGCAAAAAAGACATCCCCTGCCAAGATCCCTGCCCCAACCAAAATACCAAAAGACTTCATCTTTCGCACCCAAGCTAATCCCAAGGTTGCCAGTAGAGTCAAGGCTTGGGCAGAGATGGTTGAAATTCCGGACCCACCAGCACCGAGAAGTCACAAGTCTTCCAAATCAGTGGGTGCAAGACCGTGGATGGATGATACAGATAGCGACTTTATGAGTGACAGCGAGTTGACAGTAAGCAACGTCACCAGCAGTCGAGTAACCGCGCAACGGTCTGCGAAGTCAACACCGGCACATGATGACGGGATTCGAGTCAAGCCCGTGCGGAAGAAGAGACAGAGTGGTGATGGTATTCGGGTTAGAGCCATGAGAACGAATCTCACTGACGACGAAGGAATTCGAGTAAGACCTATGAGCGACATCTCGTCCAATGCCGGAAGTACAGTGCGGAGTGTAAGATTACGGCTCAAATCTGCTCCTAGCTCGCGAAGACCTAGTATGAGCTCCGTGAGAAAGGAAATGAAGAAGCAAATGACAGACACTCCCAAGAGCGTTGGTGCAGAGAACGCCGAGGCATTGAGCAAGAAGTTGAGCGAAGCCATCGAGGATGGCTCAGAGTTATCCAAGACAACGAGGACGAACGATAAGTCAGATCTGTCAAAAACGGCACCCATCGAGGTTCTGGAAGATGGTTCCGCGGTTGATACTCCTACGAAGAAGAGAGCTGCATCATCGAGCAAATCAAAGCCACGACCCAAGAGTTACCAGCCTCCTACGGCCAAGCAAAAGGGCAAGGAGACATGGGTACCTGATGATGATTCTACTATAGAGCCATCCCAGCTTGATGGATCAGATTTGTCTTCTAGTCTCTTGGCAAAGTCCATAGCAGATATTCCTGGGGACATTCCATGGGGCAACTCTGCTTTTACTGAACTCGATCTTCCTCTACGTGCTCGTGGAGGGCCGCTTCGAAGCCGCCCCATCCGCCCTGCTAGACCTGCCAAACCTGAAAGAAACACGAGCTTCAAAAACATGCCCAAGGTTTTCAAGAAGGTCATGGAAGGTGCCAACAAGATGATTCATGAAATCAACGAGCATCCTCCTCCAAGGGATGCTGTACCTAACAAGCCAACAAGCATTGAGAAGTGGCTTAATACCACTGTCGACCCTTTTGTTGAGGAGCCTAAAGCAGAGCCACCCACAACTCCTTTGAGTGAGGACATGACAGATGAACCGTCTTCACCTGAAACGATCAAGAGCCATCATCGTACATCTCGTGtcgagaagagaaaagtgTCTTCTGCATCCACAAGCAAGACAGAAACAGCGGATAAAGCTATTCCAAGTGAGCCGTTGCCAGCGACTCCAGAGCCAGTACAAGAGCCTGCGAATAAGAAACCTCAACCAACTCCTTCGCCGAAACCTACACCTGCTAAGGAACCAACACCAGAGCCTGAGCTCCCGAAGAAAACTACCCCCAAACCTGAGCCTAAACCTGAACCAAAGTCTGACCCTGAACCTGCCCGAGAACCTTCTCCAGAGACAATCACAGAGCTCTCGACAGACCTTTCGACGGATCTTTCAACTGAGCTTCCAGCACCATCGCCAGTGTCGTCTCCTGAACCAGACTCCAAGACCAAACCGAAGCGTCAGGACACAAAGTACCCCGCAAAGACATCAGGCCTCACAGGCTTGAAGAGAACCAAAGCGACACGGAGCacgcctcctcctcagaaGTCTGGTCCCAAACACTCGCTTTTTGGTATGCTGAAGGAAGCATTCACGGGCGAATCAGTAAATTCTCTTCCCAAAGTGAAGCCTTACCAAAGTCGAGAAGAACGACCATATGACGATGAGCCTCAATCAGTATATGCCGATTCTAGATACAATGACTCTCGCTACGATGATTCGAGATACGAGGAGTCCAGATACGATGATTATCGATACGAGGATTCCCGTTATGACGATGAACGCGCTTACGAGGACTCCGAAAATTGGACGGAAACTGAGCTATCCAAGACTGAAAAGTTGAGAAGCGTCAGATCTGCGTCTCCCGAAGAAGAACGGAAGACACCGAAACCCCAAAAGACACCAGAGCCCCCACAACAAATTCAAGAGCAGACCGAGGAACCCGAACAGTCTGGGGATGCTCGAGCGGCTCTGCCGTCAACGCGTATGGCGGGGCCGCGTCTCCCACCGCCAACTAGGGGTCAATATGAGTTGTCAACAATCCTTTCCGAGGAGGGCTCTAGTGCTGTCGAATCGGATCTAACGACCGATGTCACCCAATCCACTCTTACGCAATCCACAGGTTTCACAAAAGGTAGTCGGCGTTCGAATTCGCGTTCGAACTCCAAGAACCAAGGTTCTGGTCTCAAGAGGCGTCTGACACGTCACTCGGATCTTGTATCAGTTCTCTCACTTCCCGACGATAAAAACGTGCCCAGCGCCATCATAAGTAACCGCTCACGACCAAGTATGCGAAAAGCCCGAGGTGGGGCTAACGATGTGACGAATGACGATCTGCTCAAGGAATTCGCCGAAGATGAAAGTCTTTATCTTAGAGAGTTGAAGACATTGGTCTCTGGTGTTATTCCAGTTCTTCTACAGCAGGTCGTTAATGGCGACAATGGAAACGAACTTTTCGGCTCTGGTGGCCAAGTCACCAGGGCAGACGCCCTTTCAAAGTCTGTCGTGAACATGGGAGTTGCCCTAGAGAAGCTTCAGATGGCCCATCGCAAGGCTCCCATTCAAGATATTCGCCGACTTGCATCATGGGGCCATGGAGTCGTGCCCATCTACCACAAGTACTTGGACGCTTGGAGACTGGGCTTCCAAGATCTCGTCGTCAATCTCGCACCAGTGGCCGGAGTGTTGGACGATGAAGATTCTCTCGTCGGTGCTATGCCACGGAACGATGCTGGCGATATTATTGATGCCGCGGGAGAGCGGGTTGACGTGGCCCATCTGTTGAAAAGACCTTTGCTCCGACTCAAGCAAATCACCAAGTTCTTCAAATGTGTTGACTCCATAATTGGGACCAATGACACTTATGATCTTTTGAGTGACTTTGAAGATCTACAAGAAAAGGCCCGTCGACGACACCGCGAAGAGACGGCCAGATTGACAGATGAAGATGCAATCAACACCGATACTACCAGATCGCGCGACCTGCGAACCCTTGGTCCCATGGATGATGTGTACATCGAGCCATCACGACAAGTCAGCGCCAAGGACTTTTTCTCTCTAGACTTGGCGCACTCCAATGGTCAACGTTTGGAGTGCCAGGTTGAGTTGGTGCACCGAGACAACCAGCGCTATCCTGAAGACAAGGGTGACTTATTGATCCGTGAAAATGGTGTCAAGGGTCGATCATACCTCCTGTTCCCACCGGTTCCTATTGAATTGATTTCAGCCAGAACAGGAGACGGAAACTTTGACATGGTTATCATGATACGGGGAACACATAATGACAGGCCATGGCATGAGCTACTCACACTCACGACCGATAACGAAGATCAGATTCTGGACTGGCTCGACATCCTCCCTGTCTCCCCCGTACCCCCAAGAGAGCCAGAGCCTAGTGTAATTGACGATGACGAACCATACTCGCAATCTCGAATGCAGGATGTCCCAGTGGGCGTTCGAGGATCTTCTCGCAAATATTCGGCTCAATCCCTGCGAAACTCGCATTCCCGCCGCTCATCTGCTGCTGAATCACCGCCAGCAAGCCCAACCACACCCAAAAGGTCACTTCCAGCCAGATACCGTCCTCGATCAGCCTCACCAGTGACTTCTCCTCCTCTGAAGTCTCCTGATCTCTATGATTTGGCAAACCAGTACGATTACCAACTCGAGGAACGGCCCATGACCTCTCAGAGTATGCAGCCTGATCCTCTCAATATCCGCAAGAGTGACGTATCTTCACGAGATGATGgcgcaccaccaccaccagctCATCGAACCTTTAGTCCCAGTCCTCAACCTACGGCCAAGTCCAAGTATTCCAAGCCCCCTCCTCTGGAGCCTCCAACGAATAGTCGTGTCAAGCGTCGCACATCCTCTCCGCTTAAGCATGAATACCTACCTTCGGACCAGTCATCGATATCTGGCACTTCTGTTACAGAAGGAAGTTATGAGAAcaccgaggaggaggactaCACCGAATCAGACTACAGCTACGATACTtccgacgatgacgatattGAGAGCGTTGATCTGCCTGAGACCGAGCTAGGAGTTAGTATCAGGGATGACGCCAGATCTCGGGACTACGCCAGAGATGAGCTGGAGACCTTGCATGAAGAAGAATATCCCGAAGACGAGCCAAAACGTCACCAACTCCATGAATCCATCCTATCAGGCCCAGCAGATAGCCTGACACCTTCCAACTCTGCCTCTCAAGCTGGCCTATACGGGCAAAAGATGGCGCCGGAGGAGAACGTCCAAAGATACAGTGCCATGATTTCAAGGTGGTCTGACAAGGGCATGTGGAAAAATATTGCGGCAGACAACCTTTCAATCATCGTCACTCCTGGATTGATTGAGGCTTACGCTGTCCACAGCGGAGCTGAGCAAGGGGACAAACCAATGCTTGCGCTTGATCTCACTCCGTTGGTGCTTATCCGTCAGAGCACTGCTGTCGATCTTGAAATCCGCTCCTCAGTTAGATCGGACTGCCATCTCGCTAACTCCCACAGCGGAGGAAACTTCCGTTTCCGATGCTACAACGGACCTGACTGTTACAACCTTTATATGTCTGTTCACCATTCTCGTCTCAACAACCAAAAGTTCATCCAACTTGAAAACGAAGCACGATTCAGTAGCTTCGGTGAGCACAAGCCACCTGTCGCGAATGATGATACCAGCAGCCGACGACGAAGCTGGTTTAGTCGCAAGAACAGCTACCGTGGTTCAGTTCGTGCACCTACTCAATCTTACGATGGTGCAAGCACTACTCCCTCATCTACCCTCTCCGCCTCCAGCTTCCTCAAGAGACTCACTGGACGCGGACTCCCCTTCAGCTTGGCCCGTTCCTCCGTGAAGCGCAATAGCCGCTATGGTGGCAGCAACACTCCCGGATCTTCTTCCTATGGCGGCAACACTCCCCGCTCACCCTCCATTAGTGTTGAGAACAGCGGTCGCGGACCCTCTAGCTTTGGAACAGAAGATCTCAAGATCCGGCTGCACCTTCTCGTCGCAGCCGCCAAATGGGAGGACTTTGGCAACTGCAAGCTCTCCATCCGACGACCTCCTCCAGGCTGGCACCAGGCTCTCCGTGCCGACCACGGTTTGGAAAAGCGCGTAACTGTTACTACTATTCCACGCAAGGACTCAGAGAAACCAAAGATCCTGCTGGACGCCGTTCTGGGCAGCGGTTGCTTTACGGCAATGGGCAGCCGCGGTATTGTCTGTGGTGTCTGGGAGGAGATGAAAGACAGCAACGGCGTTGTTGGCGTTGTTCCGGCTACGGGCCCGACAGGCGGCAATGTCAAGAAGTGGTGCTTCCAGTGCGCCAGTGTCGCCGAAGCAAGCTGGGTGCTAAGACTTGTTCACCAAGAAGTCATGACCATCTAA
- a CDS encoding hypothetical protein (BUSCO:59823at5125) — MTTETEIHSRRDSWPPTQMRLKPTISSKTTPLPPLDDIDDDPLTYFLTPAPLLDIEDDADDALFDFDAGIEDASAPRLFVRSVSPSTLDGLRKPGLRPMSPDSSSEISESNNEDEDDDDEEEEYISFSPNKHGLLSLRDLFINSRPPARPKTPAFNQPASNALLSPTAASSSPKLRGRSRGRGRRGASSRGHSATRRPGQLWREPSPDVWSIEEETEEELMSEIGSSCGARSDTSDDEDAEVEKRKEKKSKPTKKVRFVLPAVEV; from the coding sequence ATGACGACCGAAACCGAGATCCATTCTCGTCGGGACTCCTGGCCTCCGACTCAGATGCGTCTCAAGCCTACTATCTCTTCCAAGACAACTCCACTTCCACCTCTGGACGACATCGACGATGATCCTCTTACATACTTCCTTACACCTGCACCTCTTCTCGACATTGAAGACGATGCCGACGATGCCTTGTTCGACTTTGACGCCGGCATCGAGGATGCCAGTGCCCCTCGCCTTTTTGTCCGCAGTGTAAGCCCATCTACCCTCGATGGACTCCGCAAGCCTGGCCTTCGACCCATGTCACCCGACTCCAGCTCTGAGATTTCAGAGTCCAAcaacgaggatgaggacgacgacgatgaagaagaggagtaCATCAGCTTCTCACCCAACAAGCACGGCCTGCTATCCCTCCGTGACCTCTTCATCAACAGCCGGCCACCTGCTCGCCCAAAGACACCCGCCTTCAACCAACCCGCTAGCAACGCCCTTCTATCACCAACTGCCGCTTCAAGCAGCCCAAAGCTCCGTGGCAGATCAAGAGGACGTGGTCGCCGTGGAGCCAGCTCACGAGGACACTCAGCAACACGCCGGCCTGGACAACTATGGAGAGAGCCAAGCCCCGATGTATGGTCCATTGAGGAGGAGACCGAGGAGGAGTTGATGAGTGAGATTGGAAGCAGCTGTGGTGCTCGCAGTGATAccagcgatgatgaggatgctgaggttgagaagcgaaaggagaagaagtccAAGCCAACCAAGAAGGTTCGCTTTGTGCTTCCCGCTGTTGAGGTCTAA